A stretch of Myxococcus hansupus DNA encodes these proteins:
- a CDS encoding NAD(P)/FAD-dependent oxidoreductase, producing MERKDVKDVVVVGGGPGGLSAALMLGRARRKVLLCDAGPRRNAAATEVHYFLTRDGIPPQEFRDIAREQLKPYDVEVRDVRVRNIERVGAAFRVELEDGGVVEARRVLLSTGMVDVPRDLPGYRELWGTSIFQCPYCHGWEVQARPWGVLATSEMYLDFALVLRSWTEDLVVFTQGAFPVPEARRAQLARVGVRIEERRIRGLVTGEGAHGAALAAVELEDGTRVPREVLFDHPPQRQVPLVQKLGLELTEEGFVKALPTGETSVPGIFAVGDMSQRMQAAIAAASAAAIAASMLNHSLSLELAGPVSEG from the coding sequence ATGGAACGCAAGGACGTGAAGGATGTGGTGGTGGTGGGTGGTGGCCCCGGCGGGTTGAGCGCCGCGTTGATGCTGGGGCGCGCGCGCCGGAAGGTGCTGCTGTGCGACGCGGGGCCGCGCCGGAACGCGGCGGCCACGGAGGTGCACTACTTCCTCACCCGCGACGGCATCCCGCCCCAGGAGTTCCGCGACATCGCGCGGGAGCAGTTGAAGCCCTACGACGTCGAGGTGCGCGACGTGCGCGTGCGGAACATCGAGCGCGTGGGCGCGGCGTTCCGGGTGGAGCTGGAGGACGGCGGCGTGGTGGAAGCGCGCCGGGTGTTGCTCTCCACGGGCATGGTGGACGTGCCCCGGGACTTGCCCGGCTACCGCGAGCTGTGGGGCACCTCCATCTTCCAGTGCCCCTACTGCCACGGCTGGGAGGTGCAGGCGCGTCCCTGGGGTGTGCTCGCGACGAGCGAGATGTACCTCGACTTCGCGCTGGTGCTGCGAAGCTGGACCGAGGACCTGGTGGTCTTCACCCAGGGCGCCTTCCCGGTCCCCGAGGCACGGCGAGCCCAGTTGGCGCGGGTGGGCGTGCGCATCGAGGAGCGGCGCATCCGCGGGCTCGTCACGGGCGAGGGCGCGCACGGCGCCGCGCTCGCGGCGGTGGAGCTGGAAGACGGAACCCGGGTTCCCCGCGAGGTGCTCTTCGACCATCCGCCGCAGCGGCAGGTGCCGCTCGTGCAGAAGCTGGGGCTGGAGCTGACCGAGGAGGGCTTCGTGAAGGCCCTGCCCACGGGCGAGACGTCCGTGCCGGGCATCTTCGCGGTGGGCGACATGTCCCAGCGGATGCAGGCGGCCATCGCGGCGGCGTCCGCGGCGGCCATCGCGGCGAGCATGCTCAACCACAGCCTGAGTCTGGAACTGGCCGGCCCCGTGAGCGAGGGATGA
- a CDS encoding inositol-3-phosphate synthase, translating to MENKRSVSKPDGKLAVLIPGLGAVSTTLMAGVELARQGKGHPIGSLTQMGTARLGKRTDGRTVKLNELVPLAELQDIAFGAWDIIREDAYEVAVRSGVLSDKHLEEVKPFLQGIKPKQGVHDPEFVRRIEANHIKSTKTHRESIEALRQDIRDFKKELNATRAVMVVCSSVETFRPLPESFKTLAAFEKALDENSPDINPTALYTYAAIKEGVPFANATPNASVDTPALQELAKKEAVAVAGRDLKSGQTMMKTVIAPALKARMLGLDGWFSTNILGNRDGEVLDDPAAFKAKEVTKSSVLDTILQPELYPELYKKYAHKVSIHYYPPRGDAKEGWDNIDITGWLGYPMQIKVNFLCRDSILAAPLVLDIALFLDLAKRLEWRGIQEWMSFYFKSPMAQPGLPVEHDLFIQLTKLKNTLRVVAGEDPITHLGLDYYGDDLPLSK from the coding sequence ATGGAAAACAAGAGGTCGGTGTCGAAGCCTGACGGCAAGCTCGCGGTGCTGATTCCGGGCTTGGGCGCTGTGTCCACCACGCTGATGGCGGGCGTCGAGCTCGCGCGGCAGGGCAAGGGGCACCCCATTGGCTCGCTCACGCAGATGGGCACCGCGCGCCTCGGCAAGCGCACCGACGGCCGCACCGTGAAGCTCAACGAGCTGGTTCCTCTCGCGGAGCTCCAGGACATTGCCTTCGGCGCGTGGGACATCATCCGCGAGGACGCGTACGAAGTGGCGGTGCGCTCGGGCGTGCTGAGCGACAAGCACCTGGAGGAGGTGAAGCCGTTCCTCCAGGGCATCAAGCCGAAGCAGGGCGTGCACGACCCGGAGTTCGTCCGCCGCATCGAGGCGAACCACATCAAGTCCACCAAGACGCACCGCGAGAGCATCGAGGCGCTGCGCCAGGACATCCGTGACTTCAAGAAGGAGCTCAACGCGACGCGCGCCGTGATGGTGGTGTGCAGCAGCGTGGAGACCTTCCGTCCGCTGCCCGAGTCCTTCAAGACGCTGGCCGCCTTCGAGAAGGCGCTGGACGAGAACAGCCCCGACATCAACCCCACCGCGCTCTACACCTACGCGGCCATCAAGGAGGGCGTGCCCTTCGCGAACGCCACGCCCAACGCCAGCGTGGACACGCCGGCGCTCCAGGAGCTGGCCAAGAAGGAGGCGGTGGCCGTCGCCGGCCGTGACCTCAAGAGCGGTCAGACGATGATGAAGACGGTCATCGCGCCCGCGCTGAAGGCGCGCATGCTGGGCCTGGACGGTTGGTTCTCCACCAACATCCTGGGCAACCGCGACGGCGAGGTGCTGGACGACCCCGCGGCCTTCAAGGCCAAGGAAGTCACCAAGTCGAGCGTGCTGGACACCATCCTGCAGCCCGAGCTGTACCCGGAGCTGTACAAGAAGTACGCGCACAAGGTGTCCATCCACTACTACCCGCCCCGCGGCGACGCGAAGGAGGGTTGGGACAACATCGACATCACCGGATGGCTCGGCTATCCGATGCAGATCAAGGTCAACTTCCTCTGCCGCGACTCCATCCTGGCGGCCCCGCTGGTGCTGGACATCGCGCTGTTCCTGGACCTGGCCAAGCGGCTGGAGTGGCGCGGCATCCAGGAGTGGATGTCCTTCTACTTCAAGAGCCCCATGGCGCAGCCGGGCCTGCCGGTGGAGCACGACCTCTTCATCCAGCTCACCAAGCTGAAGAACACGCTGCGCGTCGTCGCCGGCGAGGACCCCATCACCCACCTCGGGCTCGACTACTACGGAGATGACCTCCCGCTCTCCAAATAA
- a CDS encoding phosphatase PAP2 family protein, with protein sequence MTSRSPNKVTALTWLSTFLGLSHLTLVYATGRLRWDHVAADALILGVAWAGPRLQRFLRGGLALWLTGMLLDSQGLWLFLRGPIHTGDLWELERQWFPAPGGTHWPDWWATRFTPALDLLCGFAYAAYLYEVFVLALFFFVKKDSLFERVCWGFLAVNALGIVIYVVYPAAPPWYVLQYGPGPADLAAPPNPAGTARFDAMLGISYFAGFYSRSTNVFGAMPSLHAAYPFLMTMFVWSRGWAWRIVSGLFALLVAFSAVYLTHHYVLDVLAGLGVAAVAYLAVESVYARMTASTPWSVPLTTRGDTRA encoded by the coding sequence ATGACCTCCCGCTCTCCAAATAAGGTCACCGCGCTCACGTGGCTCTCCACCTTCCTGGGGTTGAGCCACTTGACGCTGGTGTACGCCACCGGCCGGCTGCGGTGGGACCACGTCGCGGCGGACGCGCTGATTCTGGGGGTGGCCTGGGCGGGCCCCCGGTTGCAGCGCTTCCTCCGCGGTGGGCTCGCTTTGTGGCTGACCGGAATGCTGCTGGACAGCCAGGGACTCTGGCTGTTCCTGCGGGGCCCCATCCACACGGGCGACCTGTGGGAGCTGGAGCGCCAGTGGTTCCCGGCGCCCGGCGGCACCCACTGGCCCGACTGGTGGGCCACGCGCTTCACGCCCGCCCTGGACCTGCTGTGCGGCTTCGCCTACGCGGCCTATCTGTACGAGGTCTTCGTGCTGGCCCTCTTCTTCTTCGTGAAGAAGGACTCGCTCTTCGAACGGGTGTGCTGGGGCTTCCTGGCGGTGAATGCCCTGGGCATCGTCATCTACGTCGTCTACCCGGCCGCGCCCCCCTGGTACGTGCTCCAGTATGGCCCCGGTCCCGCCGACCTGGCGGCGCCGCCCAACCCCGCTGGCACCGCCCGTTTCGACGCGATGTTGGGGATCAGCTACTTTGCGGGCTTCTACTCGCGAAGCACCAACGTGTTCGGGGCCATGCCCTCTCTCCATGCGGCGTATCCCTTCCTGATGACGATGTTCGTTTGGTCGCGTGGATGGGCATGGCGCATCGTCAGCGGGCTCTTCGCGCTGCTGGTGGCGTTCTCCGCCGTCTACCTGACTCACCACTACGTCCTGGACGTGCTCGCGGGCCTGGGCGTGGCGGCGGTTGCATATCTGGCGGTCGAAAGCGTCTACGCCCGCATGACGGCCTCCACTCCGTGGAGCGTGCCGTTGACTACAAGAGGAGACACCCGTGCTTGA
- a CDS encoding pyridoxamine 5'-phosphate oxidase family protein — protein MARKPKDTQDVTGHLTDLIKGIKVAMMTTVEADGSLRSRPMWTHERDFDGELWFFTREHSPKVDDVAHDHHVSLAYSDPSRDRYVSISGRCRLVLDKEKARELWNPTLKAWFPEGLDDPELALLCVRVEKAEYWDTPNGRMVQLAGMVKAALTGKPYAPGDNQKLDLDDSASLPH, from the coding sequence ATGGCCAGGAAGCCAAAGGACACGCAAGACGTTACCGGGCATCTCACCGACCTCATCAAGGGCATCAAGGTGGCGATGATGACCACCGTGGAGGCGGACGGCAGCCTGCGCAGCCGCCCCATGTGGACCCATGAGCGCGACTTCGACGGAGAGCTCTGGTTCTTCACGCGCGAGCACTCGCCCAAGGTCGACGACGTGGCGCACGACCACCACGTCAGCCTCGCGTACTCGGACCCGAGCCGGGACCGCTACGTCTCCATCAGCGGCCGGTGCCGGCTGGTGCTGGACAAGGAAAAGGCCCGCGAGCTGTGGAACCCCACCCTCAAGGCCTGGTTCCCCGAAGGCCTGGACGACCCCGAGCTCGCGCTCCTCTGCGTCCGCGTGGAGAAGGCCGAGTACTGGGACACGCCCAATGGCCGCATGGTGCAGCTCGCCGGCATGGTGAAGGCCGCCCTCACGGGCAAGCCCTACGCGCCCGGCGACAACCAGAAGCTGGACCTGGATGACAGCGCCTCGCTGCCCCATTGA
- a CDS encoding protein-tyrosine phosphatase family protein, translating to MSFTLLREVHHVPGVRGWVRKQVLRSVARCVEWTTKLPGRGLNVSRVNDWLHVGGAVPRSRYAELKARGITAVIDVRGERCDDAAALAALGIELLNLPVTDRYPPSVEQLMRGVAWALPRLAQGGQLFTHCEHGVGRGPLVGLAVMVARGFEAPAAYRELRQARWQSTLNDRQLNGLADFVAAWQARSAERAA from the coding sequence GTGAGCTTCACGCTGTTGCGAGAGGTGCACCACGTGCCGGGCGTGCGCGGCTGGGTGCGCAAGCAGGTGCTGCGCTCGGTGGCGCGCTGCGTGGAGTGGACCACGAAGCTGCCGGGGCGCGGGTTGAACGTGTCGCGGGTGAATGACTGGCTCCACGTCGGCGGCGCGGTGCCTCGCTCCCGGTACGCGGAGCTGAAGGCGCGCGGCATCACCGCGGTGATTGACGTGCGAGGCGAGCGCTGTGACGACGCGGCGGCGCTGGCGGCGCTGGGCATCGAGCTGCTGAACCTGCCGGTGACGGACCGCTACCCCCCCTCGGTGGAGCAGTTGATGCGCGGCGTGGCGTGGGCGCTGCCCCGGCTGGCGCAGGGCGGGCAGTTGTTCACGCATTGCGAGCACGGCGTGGGCCGAGGCCCGCTGGTGGGGCTGGCGGTGATGGTGGCCCGCGGCTTCGAGGCGCCCGCCGCCTACCGCGAGCTGCGGCAGGCGCGCTGGCAGTCCACGCTGAACGACCGGCAGCTCAACGGGCTCGCGGACTTCGTCGCCGCGTGGCAGGCCCGGTCGGCGGAACGCGCGGCCTAG
- a CDS encoding GtrA family protein — MLENLMAWLTGNLSPSARIWTALAPAIIACAYFIGGLLLFCIRCAFKGIPRDEETLKRGSTVLVGFFLRHYFFWVIQPLWAVILRSGLPANALSMLSGLLGISSGVAVAAGRFALGGWLFLFAGILDVMDGRIARERKEANPAGAALDSVLDRYVDSAMLMGLAWYYRGTWVLLPALLALLGSSLVPYVRAKGEGLGVNVRDGAMQRLERVLFMGAGTALSPILEAVFWPEEKHPMHWLAVVGLVFVAVMSNVTALSRFRNLVKALAPKRQEARSGKAILGLNALAGALATAVDFALVLALVEWVGMMPAWATVLGCGLGAVVNYSINRVLTFKSNGAVARQLARYSVVSGTSALLNAGGVALLTLHPQLAYALGWWLVRGVVYFAWNLPLQRDYVFNNEAPADDDLLEQRPHAA, encoded by the coding sequence GTGCTTGAGAACCTGATGGCGTGGTTGACCGGAAACCTGTCTCCGTCCGCCCGCATCTGGACGGCGCTGGCGCCGGCCATCATCGCCTGTGCCTACTTCATTGGCGGGCTGCTCCTCTTCTGCATCCGCTGCGCCTTCAAGGGCATTCCCCGCGACGAGGAGACGCTCAAGCGCGGCAGCACGGTGCTGGTGGGCTTCTTCCTCCGGCACTACTTCTTCTGGGTCATCCAGCCCTTGTGGGCGGTGATTCTGCGCTCGGGCCTGCCGGCCAACGCGCTGTCCATGCTGTCGGGCCTGCTGGGCATCTCGTCCGGCGTGGCGGTGGCCGCGGGCCGCTTCGCGCTGGGCGGCTGGCTCTTCCTCTTCGCCGGCATCCTGGACGTGATGGACGGGCGCATCGCCCGCGAGCGCAAGGAGGCCAACCCCGCGGGCGCGGCGCTGGACTCGGTGCTGGACCGCTACGTCGACTCCGCCATGCTGATGGGCCTGGCCTGGTACTACCGGGGCACGTGGGTGCTGCTGCCCGCGCTGCTGGCGCTGCTCGGCTCGTCGCTGGTGCCCTACGTGCGCGCCAAGGGAGAGGGCCTGGGCGTCAACGTGCGCGACGGCGCCATGCAGCGGCTGGAGCGGGTGCTCTTCATGGGCGCCGGCACGGCGCTGTCCCCCATCCTGGAGGCCGTCTTCTGGCCCGAGGAGAAGCACCCCATGCACTGGCTGGCGGTGGTGGGGCTCGTCTTCGTGGCCGTCATGAGCAACGTCACGGCGCTCTCGCGCTTCCGCAACCTGGTGAAGGCGCTGGCGCCCAAGCGTCAGGAGGCGCGCTCCGGCAAGGCCATCCTCGGGCTCAACGCCCTGGCGGGCGCGCTGGCCACCGCGGTGGACTTCGCGCTGGTGCTGGCCCTGGTGGAGTGGGTGGGCATGATGCCCGCCTGGGCCACGGTGCTGGGCTGCGGCCTGGGCGCGGTCGTCAACTACTCCATCAACCGGGTGCTCACCTTCAAGAGCAACGGCGCGGTGGCGCGGCAGCTCGCGCGCTACTCGGTGGTGAGCGGCACCAGCGCGCTGCTCAACGCGGGCGGCGTGGCGCTGCTGACGTTGCACCCGCAGCTCGCCTATGCCCTGGGATGGTGGCTGGTGCGCGGCGTGGTGTACTTCGCGTGGAACCTGCCGCTGCAGCGCGACTACGTCTTCAACAACGAGGCGCCCGCCGACGACGACCTCCTGGAGCAGCGGCCCCATGCGGCGTGA
- a CDS encoding efflux RND transporter permease subunit: MSEKRWSERFEGAMGRLAVRNHRRPYQALLLALVLTVLGAFFARTLTLNADFVGLLPKGFPSVQDIEKLRKRFGGQGNVVVVGMGADPEVLKRFADDMAPKLGALSEIRYVSHQRPRAFFDEHSLYYVDVEDLVTIQDRIDARILWEKQQANPLFVSLVEEDPPSVDFSDIEQKYTGRANQRLSGQGDLYYINPAERMVVLMAKPRGSAADLNYSKKVVSQVEDFLATQDLSKYGPGFKTAVTGTFKKKIDQQRVIVEDLARASSLAMVLLLAYLAFHFRSALSVGLTMAPVMAGLGWTYGFVGLAYGQVNLLTGFLAAVLGGLGVEHGIHLLGRYTTLRSEGMTSEEAVDESFRHTGFSALIAALVAALTFLSLAMSEFRAFREFGIIAAVGMLVSIFSYVLLLPALLGLATRFGWSPRVQQENAAGPLSLLARWLPRSYRGVGIVVGVGVLALVSQAYRISFNYDSRTLEDYKQASAVLDQKVNDILGYSQTPVVVLTDSSEMEREVVRQLEARKVARGKESTIDFVGALADLVPKRQDEKQAILQAISAKLEKLDPERLPEATRNTLVRALNMAKAKPFTQEALPTSVRHQFESLDGSTGGVVLVYAGGVSLSDGEGTRKFAKEVRGLQMPDGSQVSAAGEALILADILDMVSREGPRILAAAVLSVLVAMWITLGKLRTALICMLPTLLSVVGLVGLMSLLGLQFNYLNIMVLPVLVGTTVDAGVHLVQRLGERGADFVSVYAETGRAITGGLLTSAIGFVALILAKHPGLNSIGDLANLGFGINLVIVLLGFPSLLLMVERWRRKHGAASEEQSEQPAPEA, translated from the coding sequence ATGAGTGAGAAGCGTTGGTCGGAGCGGTTCGAAGGCGCGATGGGCCGCCTGGCCGTGCGGAACCACCGGAGGCCCTATCAGGCGCTGCTCCTGGCCTTGGTGCTCACCGTGCTGGGGGCCTTCTTCGCCCGGACGCTGACCCTCAACGCGGACTTCGTGGGGCTGCTGCCGAAGGGCTTCCCCAGCGTCCAGGACATCGAGAAGCTGCGCAAGCGCTTCGGTGGCCAGGGCAACGTGGTGGTGGTGGGCATGGGAGCGGATCCGGAGGTGCTCAAGCGCTTCGCGGACGACATGGCGCCCAAGCTCGGCGCGCTGTCGGAGATCCGCTACGTCTCCCACCAGCGGCCGCGGGCCTTCTTCGACGAGCACTCGCTCTATTACGTGGACGTCGAGGACCTGGTGACCATCCAGGACCGCATCGACGCGCGCATCCTCTGGGAGAAGCAGCAGGCCAATCCGCTCTTCGTGTCACTGGTGGAGGAGGATCCTCCGTCGGTGGACTTCTCCGACATCGAGCAGAAGTACACCGGCCGCGCGAACCAGCGCCTCTCCGGTCAGGGCGACCTCTATTACATCAACCCCGCCGAGCGCATGGTGGTGCTGATGGCCAAGCCGCGGGGCAGCGCCGCGGACCTGAACTATTCGAAGAAGGTCGTGAGCCAGGTGGAGGACTTCCTGGCGACGCAGGACCTGTCGAAGTACGGGCCCGGCTTCAAGACGGCCGTCACCGGCACCTTCAAGAAGAAGATCGACCAGCAGCGCGTCATCGTGGAGGACCTGGCGCGAGCGTCCTCGTTGGCCATGGTGCTGCTCCTGGCGTACCTGGCCTTCCACTTCCGCAGCGCGCTGTCGGTGGGCCTCACCATGGCGCCGGTGATGGCGGGCCTGGGCTGGACGTACGGCTTCGTGGGGCTGGCCTACGGGCAGGTGAATCTGCTGACGGGCTTCCTGGCGGCGGTGCTGGGCGGCCTGGGCGTGGAGCACGGCATCCACCTGCTGGGGCGCTACACGACGTTGCGCTCGGAGGGGATGACCTCCGAGGAAGCGGTGGATGAGTCCTTCCGGCACACCGGCTTCTCCGCGCTCATCGCGGCGCTGGTGGCGGCGCTCACCTTCCTCAGCCTGGCCATGTCGGAGTTCAGGGCGTTCCGCGAGTTCGGCATCATCGCCGCGGTGGGCATGCTGGTGAGCATCTTCTCCTACGTGCTGCTGCTGCCCGCGCTGCTGGGGCTGGCCACGCGCTTCGGCTGGTCTCCGCGGGTGCAGCAGGAGAACGCGGCTGGACCGTTGAGCCTGCTGGCGCGGTGGCTGCCCCGTTCGTACCGGGGCGTGGGCATCGTGGTGGGCGTGGGCGTGCTGGCGCTGGTGTCGCAGGCGTACCGGATTTCGTTCAACTACGACTCGCGCACGCTGGAGGACTACAAGCAGGCGTCGGCGGTGCTGGACCAGAAGGTGAATGACATCCTGGGCTACTCGCAGACGCCGGTGGTGGTGCTCACCGACTCCTCGGAGATGGAGCGCGAGGTGGTGCGCCAGCTCGAGGCGCGCAAGGTGGCGCGGGGCAAGGAGTCCACCATCGACTTCGTGGGCGCGCTGGCGGACCTGGTGCCCAAGCGTCAGGACGAGAAGCAGGCCATCCTCCAGGCCATCTCCGCGAAGCTGGAGAAGTTGGATCCGGAGCGGCTGCCCGAGGCCACGCGCAACACGCTGGTGCGCGCGCTGAACATGGCGAAGGCGAAGCCCTTCACGCAGGAGGCCCTGCCCACCAGCGTGCGGCATCAGTTCGAGAGCCTGGATGGCAGCACCGGCGGCGTGGTGCTGGTGTACGCCGGTGGCGTCAGCCTGTCGGACGGCGAAGGCACGCGGAAGTTCGCCAAGGAAGTGCGCGGCTTGCAGATGCCGGACGGCAGTCAGGTGTCCGCGGCGGGCGAGGCGCTCATCCTGGCGGACATCCTGGACATGGTGTCGCGCGAGGGCCCGCGCATCCTCGCGGCGGCGGTGCTGAGCGTGCTGGTGGCCATGTGGATTACGCTGGGCAAGCTGCGCACCGCGCTCATCTGCATGTTGCCCACGCTGCTGTCCGTCGTGGGCCTGGTGGGCCTGATGTCGCTCCTGGGGCTCCAGTTCAACTACCTCAACATCATGGTGTTGCCGGTGCTCGTGGGCACCACCGTGGACGCGGGGGTGCACCTGGTGCAGCGGCTGGGCGAGCGCGGCGCGGACTTCGTCTCCGTGTACGCGGAGACGGGCCGGGCCATCACGGGCGGTCTGCTGACGAGTGCCATCGGCTTCGTCGCGCTCATCCTGGCGAAGCACCCGGGCCTCAACTCCATTGGCGACCTGGCGAACCTGGGCTTCGGCATCAACCTGGTCATCGTGCTGCTGGGCTTCCCGTCATTGCTGCTGATGGTGGAGCGCTGGCGGCGCAAGCACGGCGCCGCGTCGGAAGAGCAGTCCGAGCAGCCCGCACCCGAGGCGTAG
- a CDS encoding DUF4340 domain-containing protein, producing MKKGMLIAVGAAVVLLALILVFAQKDASTETPPGTEGASSRRLPSFDPARVTGLELSGVRKATLQRDGAGWTVWDPGQPEARFPADAASVKNALESLSRVSGAKFVTVETDRYADFWMDSARAQKVRILLEGAPPMEWVLGKDGASTGGTYVRTGAAPDVFEHPVLLGWLWRRRPMDWRDARLMRLEVSDISQMVLRVGDESPVTVTSDGTPGGWRLAEGTQVPEGFRFNPAVVERLAQDLAAAEVEDQLVGERATQAAQALGSARDTVEARLKNGKAVALHLGRPSAPASLDPIPVQLEGDARLFTVNATEAVRLRKRLTDLRDLRLLDFDTAKVNRLLLQEGDTRLVVAKEGSAWALLEPKPAPANFTLDGTQVESLLVWLQRLEATRWVDAQVPEAQAGLERPGILVEVSGEGLPTQALRLGSAVPDDTGLVSEVYARGSRDDFTYAVEGSSRAWLSQGTTLVKAP from the coding sequence ATGAAGAAGGGGATGCTCATCGCCGTTGGCGCGGCCGTCGTGCTGCTCGCGCTGATTCTCGTGTTCGCGCAGAAGGATGCGTCGACGGAGACGCCGCCCGGCACCGAGGGCGCGAGCTCGCGGCGCCTGCCGAGCTTCGACCCTGCTCGCGTCACGGGCCTGGAGCTGAGTGGGGTCCGCAAGGCGACGTTGCAGCGGGACGGCGCGGGCTGGACGGTGTGGGACCCTGGCCAGCCGGAGGCGCGGTTCCCGGCGGACGCGGCGTCGGTGAAGAACGCGTTGGAGTCCCTGTCCCGCGTGTCGGGCGCGAAGTTCGTCACGGTGGAGACGGACCGGTACGCCGACTTCTGGATGGACAGCGCGAGGGCCCAGAAGGTCCGCATCCTCCTGGAGGGTGCGCCCCCCATGGAGTGGGTGCTCGGCAAGGATGGCGCGTCGACCGGCGGAACGTACGTGCGCACCGGGGCGGCCCCGGATGTCTTCGAGCACCCGGTCCTGCTCGGCTGGCTGTGGCGCAGGCGCCCCATGGACTGGCGCGATGCCCGGCTGATGCGCCTGGAGGTCTCGGACATCTCGCAGATGGTGCTGCGCGTCGGGGATGAGTCGCCCGTGACGGTGACCTCGGACGGCACGCCCGGCGGGTGGCGGCTCGCGGAAGGGACGCAGGTTCCCGAGGGCTTCCGCTTCAACCCCGCCGTGGTGGAACGGCTCGCCCAGGACCTGGCGGCGGCCGAGGTGGAGGACCAGCTCGTGGGCGAGCGCGCCACGCAGGCCGCGCAGGCCCTGGGCAGCGCGCGCGACACCGTGGAGGCACGGCTCAAGAATGGCAAGGCGGTGGCGCTGCACCTGGGCCGTCCGTCCGCGCCGGCCTCGCTGGACCCCATCCCCGTCCAGTTGGAGGGAGATGCGCGGCTGTTCACCGTCAACGCGACGGAAGCCGTCCGGCTGCGCAAGCGTCTGACGGACCTGCGCGACCTGCGCCTGCTGGATTTCGACACGGCGAAGGTGAACCGGTTGCTGCTCCAGGAGGGGGACACGCGGCTGGTCGTGGCGAAGGAGGGCTCGGCGTGGGCGCTCCTCGAGCCGAAGCCGGCGCCCGCGAACTTCACGCTCGACGGCACGCAGGTGGAGAGCCTGCTCGTCTGGCTTCAGCGGTTGGAGGCCACGCGATGGGTCGACGCGCAGGTGCCTGAAGCGCAGGCGGGCCTGGAACGGCCCGGCATCCTCGTGGAGGTGAGCGGGGAGGGGCTTCCCACGCAGGCGCTGCGGCTGGGGAGCGCGGTGCCGGATGACACGGGGCTCGTCTCGGAGGTGTACGCCCGTGGCTCGCGAGACGACTTCACCTACGCCGTGGAAGGCAGCTCGCGGGCGTGGCTGTCCCAGGGCACCACGCTGGTGAAGGCGCCGTAG
- a CDS encoding helix-turn-helix domain-containing protein gives MSVIALRRPARYDGVMPNKSCPDGPAHPEPSFHHFEQGRLPIWAGRLHARELGATGTTAVHTYAVVALVTRGESRIRHAGELVLRAGDIHLIPPGDAHRGGISNAEGWGVGFSPEVLGGEDGVSRLGPLLRVRGGCHPVLRPSVAQRRRLVRWMRLLADEVSGSEPGRDEAALALLRLVLIELERITAQPAVSEPPSLSLSRKALTYIETHCLEPLSLAQVAKALGRSSAYVAGVVRQETGRTVGEWILECRMAEARRRLRGTDERVDIIAERVGYADVTHFIRQFRRVHGVTPAAWRRKGTVGGA, from the coding sequence ATGAGTGTCATTGCGCTCCGGAGGCCCGCTCGCTACGACGGGGTGATGCCGAACAAGTCCTGCCCGGACGGCCCGGCGCACCCGGAGCCGTCGTTCCACCACTTCGAGCAGGGGCGGCTGCCCATCTGGGCGGGCCGCCTGCATGCCCGCGAGCTGGGGGCGACAGGGACGACCGCCGTGCACACCTACGCCGTGGTGGCGCTGGTGACGCGCGGCGAGTCCCGCATCCGCCACGCGGGGGAGCTGGTGCTGCGAGCGGGCGACATCCACCTGATTCCTCCGGGGGATGCGCACCGGGGCGGCATCTCGAACGCGGAGGGGTGGGGCGTTGGGTTCTCCCCCGAGGTGCTGGGCGGAGAGGACGGCGTCTCCCGCCTGGGGCCCCTGCTGCGCGTGCGCGGCGGCTGTCACCCCGTGCTGCGGCCTTCCGTGGCGCAGCGCCGGCGGCTCGTGCGGTGGATGCGGTTGTTGGCGGACGAGGTGTCAGGGAGCGAGCCCGGCCGCGACGAGGCGGCGCTCGCGCTGCTGCGGCTGGTGCTCATCGAGCTGGAGCGAATCACCGCCCAGCCCGCGGTCAGCGAGCCGCCCTCGTTGAGCCTGAGCCGCAAGGCCCTGACGTACATCGAGACGCACTGCCTGGAGCCGCTGTCGCTGGCGCAGGTGGCGAAGGCGCTGGGGCGCTCCTCGGCGTACGTCGCGGGCGTGGTGCGGCAGGAGACGGGCCGCACGGTGGGCGAGTGGATTCTGGAGTGCCGCATGGCGGAGGCCCGCCGTCGGCTCCGGGGCACCGACGAGCGCGTGGACATCATCGCCGAGCGCGTGGGCTACGCGGACGTCACGCACTTCATCCGGCAGTTCCGCCGCGTCCACGGGGTGACGCCGGCCGCGTGGCGGCGCAAGGGCACGGTGGGTGGAGCCTGA